In a genomic window of Zingiber officinale cultivar Zhangliang chromosome 9B, Zo_v1.1, whole genome shotgun sequence:
- the LOC122022272 gene encoding probable helicase CHR10 isoform X3 has protein sequence MDYERRLLLAANLVLSSDRSYEPPPEPYELGITAVLKPHQIEGLSWLIRRYHLGVNVVLGDEMGLGKTLQAISFLSYLKAQSLSCGPFLVMCPLSVTDGWMSEFNKFCSTLRVILYVGDKKHRHNLRNSMHETLQRQSSSSNELPFDVLLTTYDITLLDQDFLSQIPWGYAVIDEAQRLKNPSSVLYNVLEHNFVMPRRLLLTGTPIQNNLSELWALMHFCMPSIFGTSDQFISTFKEAGSSSAGTESYSVKRQFRILRYILNAFMLRRTKALLVERGTLTLPPVTEMTVMVPLIPLQRKVYMSILRKELQTLLSLSLGSTSNQSLQNIVMQLRKTCSHPYLFSGIEPEPYEEGEHLIQASGKLIILDLLLLKLHKFGHRVLLFAQMTRTLDILQDFMELRKYSYERLDGSVRSEERFAAIRSFSYQASKDDSNNQVNHDVPFVFMISTRAGGVGLNLIAADTGKRRHLPEEYQQKREADKKKAEEKQLGRWEALGYKTLAVEEPNMLVEISVLSDQGAVQFVYGDCTNPSKVCQSEPAIIFSCVDNSGNWGHGGMFNSLANLSSYIPDAYHRAFECGDLHMGDLHLIKLNASSGDESIVQHCPMWVALAVVQSYNPRRKVPRSNISMSDLEGCLSKASFAAAQNSASIHMPRIGYQDGSQHSEWYTMERLLRKYASMHGINIYVYYYRRPSRDQ, from the exons ATGGACTACGAGCGGCGCCTCCTCCTCGCGGCGAACCTCGTCCTTTCCAGCGACCGCAGCTACGAGCCTCCTCCGGAGCCATACGAGCTAGGCATCACGGCTGTCCTCAAGCCGCACCAAATCGAAGGCCTTTCCTGGCTCATCCGTCGCTACCACCTCGGCGTCAACGTCGTGCTCG GAGACGAG ATGGGTCTTGGCAAGACTTTACAAGCTATTTCTTTCTTAAGCTATCTGAAGGCACAATCATTATCATGTGGCCCCTTCT TGGTTATGTGTCCGCTAAGTGTTACAGATGGTTGGATGTCAGAGTTTAACAAATTTTGTTCGACCCTTAGAGTTATCCTTTATGTCGGTGACAAGAAACATCGTCACAACCTTCGGAATTCAATGCATGAAACTTTGCAGAGGCAGTCCTCATCATCTAAT GAGTTACCTTTTGATGTTCTTTTGACAACATATGATATAACCTTACTGGATCAGGATTTTCTTTCTCAAATTCCTTGGGGTTATGCTGTGATTGATGAAGCTCAGCGGTTGAAGAATCCTTCTAGT GTTTTGTATAATGTACTTGAGCATAATTTTGTTATGCCAAGACGCTTGTTGTTGACAGGCACACCAATTCAAAACAATCTTTCAGAACTTTGGGCTCTGATGCACTTTTGCATGCCTTCTATTTTCGGGACTTCAGACCAATTTATTTCAACATTCAAGGAAGCTGGAAGTTCTTCAGCAG GTACCGAATCATATTCAGTAAAAAGGCAATTCAGGATTCTTAGATACATATTGAATGCATTTATGCTCCGAAGGACAAAAGCATTACTTGTTGAAAGAGGGACTCTTACTTTGCCTCCTGTTACTGAGATGACAGT GATGGTACCTCTCATCCCTTTGCAAAGGAAGGTGTACATGTCAATATTGAGGAAGGAACTTCAGACACTTCTCTCACTTTCACTAGGAAGTACTAGCAATCAGTCTTTGCAGAATATA GTAATGCAACTTAGGAAAACGTGTAGTCATCCATATCTCTTTTCTGGCATTGAACCAGAGCCATATGAAGAAGGTGAACATCTGATTCAG GCTAGTGGGAAGCTTATTATTCTAGACCTGCTTCTCCTGAAACTCCATAAATTTGGACATCGAGTTCTGTTGTTTGCTCAGATGACTCGAACTCTTGACATTCTACAG GACTTCATGGAATTGCGCAAGTATTCTTATGAGCGGCTTGATGGATCTGTACGTTCTGAGGAGAGATTTGCTGCTATAAGGAGCTTTAGTTACCAAGCATCCAAAGATGACTCGAATAATCAAGTTAATCATGATGTTCCATTTGTTTTTATGATCTCAACTAGAGCTGGGGGAGTTGGTCTTAATCTCATAGCTGCTGATACT GGGAAGAGGAGGCATCTGCCAGAAGAGTATCAACAGAAACGTGAAGCTGACAAGAAAAAAGCAGAGGAGAAACAGTTGGGAAGATGGGAGGCACTTGGTTATAAGACATTAGCTGTTGAAGAGCCCAATATGTTAGTAGAAATAAGTGTTTTGTCTGATCAAGGGGCTGTCCAGTTTGTATATGGAGATTGCACTAACCCATCAAAAGTCTGCCAATCAGAGCCTGCAATAATTTTTAG CTGTGTTGACAACTCAGGGAACTGGGGACATGGTGGCATGTTCAATTCGCTTGCTAATCTTTCATCATACATCCCAGATGCTTACCACCGTGCTTTTGAATGTGGTGACCTGCATATGGGGGATTTACACTTAATAAAGTTGAATG CTTCCAGTGGTGATGAAAGCATTGTCCAACATTGCCCTATGTGGGTTGCCCTTGCTGTGGTTCAATCTTATAATCCAAGAAGGAAAGTTCCTAGGAGTAACATCTCTATGTCTGATCTTGAAGGGTGCTTGTCTAAGGCATCATTTGCAGCTGCTCAAAATTCAG CCTCTATTCATATGCCACGAATTGGTTACCAAGATGGATCTCAACACTCTGAATGGTACACGATGGAACGCCTTCTACGGAAATATGCTTCAATGCATGGCATCAATATCTATGT ATATTATTACCGTCGCCCATCGAGAGATCAATAA
- the LOC122022272 gene encoding probable helicase CHR10 isoform X1: protein MDYERRLLLAANLVLSSDRSYEPPPEPYELGITAVLKPHQIEGLSWLIRRYHLGVNVVLGDEMGLGKTLQAISFLSYLKAQSLSCGPFLVMCPLSVTDGWMSEFNKFCSTLRVILYVGDKKHRHNLRNSMHETLQRQSSSSNELPFDVLLTTYDITLLDQDFLSQIPWGYAVIDEAQRLKNPSSVLYNVLEHNFVMPRRLLLTGTPIQNNLSELWALMHFCMPSIFGTSDQFISTFKEAGSSSAGTESYSVKRQFRILRYILNAFMLRRTKALLVERGTLTLPPVTEMTVMVPLIPLQRKVYMSILRKELQTLLSLSLGSTSNQSLQNIVMQLRKTCSHPYLFSGIEPEPYEEGEHLIQASGKLIILDLLLLKLHKFGHRVLLFAQMTRTLDILQDFMELRKYSYERLDGSVRSEERFAAIRSFSYQASKDDSNNQVNHDVPFVFMISTRAGGVGLNLIAADTVIFYEQDWNPQVDKQALQRAHRIGQMKHVLAINLVTQHTIEEAIMRRAERKLWLSSNVVQQQDEVYGTGKDIVAEEGDMKSLIIGLHMFDPTDMNKDSIDANSMVELNNMTDKVVEMRFHEIPEKDVRKFEINKKEILKSHDKLVNSSESSAFDFRVDEASYMSWVQKFKDASLSEESLNLEQGKRRHLPEEYQQKREADKKKAEEKQLGRWEALGYKTLAVEEPNMLVEISVLSDQGAVQFVYGDCTNPSKVCQSEPAIIFSCVDNSGNWGHGGMFNSLANLSSYIPDAYHRAFECGDLHMGDLHLIKLNASSGDESIVQHCPMWVALAVVQSYNPRRKVPRSNISMSDLEGCLSKASFAAAQNSASIHMPRIGYQDGSQHSEWYTMERLLRKYASMHGINIYVYYYRRPSRDQ, encoded by the exons ATGGACTACGAGCGGCGCCTCCTCCTCGCGGCGAACCTCGTCCTTTCCAGCGACCGCAGCTACGAGCCTCCTCCGGAGCCATACGAGCTAGGCATCACGGCTGTCCTCAAGCCGCACCAAATCGAAGGCCTTTCCTGGCTCATCCGTCGCTACCACCTCGGCGTCAACGTCGTGCTCG GAGACGAG ATGGGTCTTGGCAAGACTTTACAAGCTATTTCTTTCTTAAGCTATCTGAAGGCACAATCATTATCATGTGGCCCCTTCT TGGTTATGTGTCCGCTAAGTGTTACAGATGGTTGGATGTCAGAGTTTAACAAATTTTGTTCGACCCTTAGAGTTATCCTTTATGTCGGTGACAAGAAACATCGTCACAACCTTCGGAATTCAATGCATGAAACTTTGCAGAGGCAGTCCTCATCATCTAAT GAGTTACCTTTTGATGTTCTTTTGACAACATATGATATAACCTTACTGGATCAGGATTTTCTTTCTCAAATTCCTTGGGGTTATGCTGTGATTGATGAAGCTCAGCGGTTGAAGAATCCTTCTAGT GTTTTGTATAATGTACTTGAGCATAATTTTGTTATGCCAAGACGCTTGTTGTTGACAGGCACACCAATTCAAAACAATCTTTCAGAACTTTGGGCTCTGATGCACTTTTGCATGCCTTCTATTTTCGGGACTTCAGACCAATTTATTTCAACATTCAAGGAAGCTGGAAGTTCTTCAGCAG GTACCGAATCATATTCAGTAAAAAGGCAATTCAGGATTCTTAGATACATATTGAATGCATTTATGCTCCGAAGGACAAAAGCATTACTTGTTGAAAGAGGGACTCTTACTTTGCCTCCTGTTACTGAGATGACAGT GATGGTACCTCTCATCCCTTTGCAAAGGAAGGTGTACATGTCAATATTGAGGAAGGAACTTCAGACACTTCTCTCACTTTCACTAGGAAGTACTAGCAATCAGTCTTTGCAGAATATA GTAATGCAACTTAGGAAAACGTGTAGTCATCCATATCTCTTTTCTGGCATTGAACCAGAGCCATATGAAGAAGGTGAACATCTGATTCAG GCTAGTGGGAAGCTTATTATTCTAGACCTGCTTCTCCTGAAACTCCATAAATTTGGACATCGAGTTCTGTTGTTTGCTCAGATGACTCGAACTCTTGACATTCTACAG GACTTCATGGAATTGCGCAAGTATTCTTATGAGCGGCTTGATGGATCTGTACGTTCTGAGGAGAGATTTGCTGCTATAAGGAGCTTTAGTTACCAAGCATCCAAAGATGACTCGAATAATCAAGTTAATCATGATGTTCCATTTGTTTTTATGATCTCAACTAGAGCTGGGGGAGTTGGTCTTAATCTCATAGCTGCTGATACT GTAATATTTTATGAGCAAGACTGGAATCCTCAAGTAGACAAGCAGGCATTGCAGCGTGCccatcgcattggtcaaatgaaGCATGTGCTTGCCATAAATCTAGTAACACAACATACTATTGAAGAG GCAATTATGAGGAGAGCAGAGAGAAAACTTTGGCTAAGTAGTAATGTAGTCCAGCAACAAGATGAAGTATATGGCACAGGAAAGGATATTGTAGCTGAAGAGGGTGACATGAAGTCTCTCATTATAGGCTTACACATGTTTGATCCCACAGATATGAACAAGGACTCCATTGATGCGAATAGTATGGTTGAACTCAATAATATGACTGACAAAGTGGTTGAAATGCGTTTTCATGAGATACCAGAAAAGGATGTTcgtaaatttgaaattaataaaaAGGAGATTTTGAAAAGCCATGATAAGTTAGTTAACTCTTCTGAATCTTCTGCTTTTGATTTTAGAGTTGACGAGGCTTCATATATGTCTTGGGTTCAGAAATTTAAAGATGCTTCACTTTCTGAAGAATCTTTAAATTTGGAGCAGGGGAAGAGGAGGCATCTGCCAGAAGAGTATCAACAGAAACGTGAAGCTGACAAGAAAAAAGCAGAGGAGAAACAGTTGGGAAGATGGGAGGCACTTGGTTATAAGACATTAGCTGTTGAAGAGCCCAATATGTTAGTAGAAATAAGTGTTTTGTCTGATCAAGGGGCTGTCCAGTTTGTATATGGAGATTGCACTAACCCATCAAAAGTCTGCCAATCAGAGCCTGCAATAATTTTTAG CTGTGTTGACAACTCAGGGAACTGGGGACATGGTGGCATGTTCAATTCGCTTGCTAATCTTTCATCATACATCCCAGATGCTTACCACCGTGCTTTTGAATGTGGTGACCTGCATATGGGGGATTTACACTTAATAAAGTTGAATG CTTCCAGTGGTGATGAAAGCATTGTCCAACATTGCCCTATGTGGGTTGCCCTTGCTGTGGTTCAATCTTATAATCCAAGAAGGAAAGTTCCTAGGAGTAACATCTCTATGTCTGATCTTGAAGGGTGCTTGTCTAAGGCATCATTTGCAGCTGCTCAAAATTCAG CCTCTATTCATATGCCACGAATTGGTTACCAAGATGGATCTCAACACTCTGAATGGTACACGATGGAACGCCTTCTACGGAAATATGCTTCAATGCATGGCATCAATATCTATGT ATATTATTACCGTCGCCCATCGAGAGATCAATAA
- the LOC122022272 gene encoding probable helicase CHR10 isoform X2, with amino-acid sequence MGLGKTLQAISFLSYLKAQSLSCGPFLVMCPLSVTDGWMSEFNKFCSTLRVILYVGDKKHRHNLRNSMHETLQRQSSSSNELPFDVLLTTYDITLLDQDFLSQIPWGYAVIDEAQRLKNPSSVLYNVLEHNFVMPRRLLLTGTPIQNNLSELWALMHFCMPSIFGTSDQFISTFKEAGSSSAGTESYSVKRQFRILRYILNAFMLRRTKALLVERGTLTLPPVTEMTVMVPLIPLQRKVYMSILRKELQTLLSLSLGSTSNQSLQNIVMQLRKTCSHPYLFSGIEPEPYEEGEHLIQASGKLIILDLLLLKLHKFGHRVLLFAQMTRTLDILQDFMELRKYSYERLDGSVRSEERFAAIRSFSYQASKDDSNNQVNHDVPFVFMISTRAGGVGLNLIAADTVIFYEQDWNPQVDKQALQRAHRIGQMKHVLAINLVTQHTIEEAIMRRAERKLWLSSNVVQQQDEVYGTGKDIVAEEGDMKSLIIGLHMFDPTDMNKDSIDANSMVELNNMTDKVVEMRFHEIPEKDVRKFEINKKEILKSHDKLVNSSESSAFDFRVDEASYMSWVQKFKDASLSEESLNLEQGKRRHLPEEYQQKREADKKKAEEKQLGRWEALGYKTLAVEEPNMLVEISVLSDQGAVQFVYGDCTNPSKVCQSEPAIIFSCVDNSGNWGHGGMFNSLANLSSYIPDAYHRAFECGDLHMGDLHLIKLNASSGDESIVQHCPMWVALAVVQSYNPRRKVPRSNISMSDLEGCLSKASFAAAQNSASIHMPRIGYQDGSQHSEWYTMERLLRKYASMHGINIYVYYYRRPSRDQ; translated from the exons ATGGGTCTTGGCAAGACTTTACAAGCTATTTCTTTCTTAAGCTATCTGAAGGCACAATCATTATCATGTGGCCCCTTCT TGGTTATGTGTCCGCTAAGTGTTACAGATGGTTGGATGTCAGAGTTTAACAAATTTTGTTCGACCCTTAGAGTTATCCTTTATGTCGGTGACAAGAAACATCGTCACAACCTTCGGAATTCAATGCATGAAACTTTGCAGAGGCAGTCCTCATCATCTAAT GAGTTACCTTTTGATGTTCTTTTGACAACATATGATATAACCTTACTGGATCAGGATTTTCTTTCTCAAATTCCTTGGGGTTATGCTGTGATTGATGAAGCTCAGCGGTTGAAGAATCCTTCTAGT GTTTTGTATAATGTACTTGAGCATAATTTTGTTATGCCAAGACGCTTGTTGTTGACAGGCACACCAATTCAAAACAATCTTTCAGAACTTTGGGCTCTGATGCACTTTTGCATGCCTTCTATTTTCGGGACTTCAGACCAATTTATTTCAACATTCAAGGAAGCTGGAAGTTCTTCAGCAG GTACCGAATCATATTCAGTAAAAAGGCAATTCAGGATTCTTAGATACATATTGAATGCATTTATGCTCCGAAGGACAAAAGCATTACTTGTTGAAAGAGGGACTCTTACTTTGCCTCCTGTTACTGAGATGACAGT GATGGTACCTCTCATCCCTTTGCAAAGGAAGGTGTACATGTCAATATTGAGGAAGGAACTTCAGACACTTCTCTCACTTTCACTAGGAAGTACTAGCAATCAGTCTTTGCAGAATATA GTAATGCAACTTAGGAAAACGTGTAGTCATCCATATCTCTTTTCTGGCATTGAACCAGAGCCATATGAAGAAGGTGAACATCTGATTCAG GCTAGTGGGAAGCTTATTATTCTAGACCTGCTTCTCCTGAAACTCCATAAATTTGGACATCGAGTTCTGTTGTTTGCTCAGATGACTCGAACTCTTGACATTCTACAG GACTTCATGGAATTGCGCAAGTATTCTTATGAGCGGCTTGATGGATCTGTACGTTCTGAGGAGAGATTTGCTGCTATAAGGAGCTTTAGTTACCAAGCATCCAAAGATGACTCGAATAATCAAGTTAATCATGATGTTCCATTTGTTTTTATGATCTCAACTAGAGCTGGGGGAGTTGGTCTTAATCTCATAGCTGCTGATACT GTAATATTTTATGAGCAAGACTGGAATCCTCAAGTAGACAAGCAGGCATTGCAGCGTGCccatcgcattggtcaaatgaaGCATGTGCTTGCCATAAATCTAGTAACACAACATACTATTGAAGAG GCAATTATGAGGAGAGCAGAGAGAAAACTTTGGCTAAGTAGTAATGTAGTCCAGCAACAAGATGAAGTATATGGCACAGGAAAGGATATTGTAGCTGAAGAGGGTGACATGAAGTCTCTCATTATAGGCTTACACATGTTTGATCCCACAGATATGAACAAGGACTCCATTGATGCGAATAGTATGGTTGAACTCAATAATATGACTGACAAAGTGGTTGAAATGCGTTTTCATGAGATACCAGAAAAGGATGTTcgtaaatttgaaattaataaaaAGGAGATTTTGAAAAGCCATGATAAGTTAGTTAACTCTTCTGAATCTTCTGCTTTTGATTTTAGAGTTGACGAGGCTTCATATATGTCTTGGGTTCAGAAATTTAAAGATGCTTCACTTTCTGAAGAATCTTTAAATTTGGAGCAGGGGAAGAGGAGGCATCTGCCAGAAGAGTATCAACAGAAACGTGAAGCTGACAAGAAAAAAGCAGAGGAGAAACAGTTGGGAAGATGGGAGGCACTTGGTTATAAGACATTAGCTGTTGAAGAGCCCAATATGTTAGTAGAAATAAGTGTTTTGTCTGATCAAGGGGCTGTCCAGTTTGTATATGGAGATTGCACTAACCCATCAAAAGTCTGCCAATCAGAGCCTGCAATAATTTTTAG CTGTGTTGACAACTCAGGGAACTGGGGACATGGTGGCATGTTCAATTCGCTTGCTAATCTTTCATCATACATCCCAGATGCTTACCACCGTGCTTTTGAATGTGGTGACCTGCATATGGGGGATTTACACTTAATAAAGTTGAATG CTTCCAGTGGTGATGAAAGCATTGTCCAACATTGCCCTATGTGGGTTGCCCTTGCTGTGGTTCAATCTTATAATCCAAGAAGGAAAGTTCCTAGGAGTAACATCTCTATGTCTGATCTTGAAGGGTGCTTGTCTAAGGCATCATTTGCAGCTGCTCAAAATTCAG CCTCTATTCATATGCCACGAATTGGTTACCAAGATGGATCTCAACACTCTGAATGGTACACGATGGAACGCCTTCTACGGAAATATGCTTCAATGCATGGCATCAATATCTATGT ATATTATTACCGTCGCCCATCGAGAGATCAATAA